One genomic window of Gracilinema caldarium DSM 7334 includes the following:
- a CDS encoding DUF503 domain-containing protein, translating into MVVSMIQLIFEIPDVESIKDKRKIVRSIKDKLHRQFHISAAEVDLQDSLSFAHIGGALVSNSRSFGESVLNKAFTMIEHEAPVRIQDVQIYSEEF; encoded by the coding sequence ATGGTCGTTTCAATGATACAGCTGATCTTTGAAATTCCCGATGTGGAAAGTATAAAGGATAAGCGGAAAATTGTTAGATCTATTAAAGATAAATTACATCGACAATTTCATATCAGTGCCGCCGAGGTGGATTTACAGGATTCCCTTTCTTTTGCCCATATTGGAGGAGCCTTAGTATCTAATTCAAGATCCTTTGGTGAGTCGGTGTTAAACAAGGCCTTTACCATGATTGAACATGAAGCACCTGTGCGTATTCAGGATGTTCAGATTTATTCAGAAGAATTTTGA